TTTGGAGGTGCTCGTCACCAAAGGCGGTGCCGCAGGATGCAACGGCAGTGGTGATTCCGGCAGCATGCATGGCCATGACATCGGTATAGCCTTCCACCACTACACATTGGTGGCGGGTGGCAATGTCTTTTTTCGCCATGTCTAATCCAAAAAGAACTTTGGATTTTTTATATAGCAATGTTTCTGGGGTATTCATGTATTTGCCCAGGTTGTCGTCGTCGAAAAGCTTGCGGGCACCGAACCCGATAACGTCGCCGGAGGTGTTTTTAATCGGCCATAACAATCGGCGATGGAATCGATCAATCGGACCGCGTTTTCCCATGGTGGAAAGCCCAGCCGCTTCTAGTTCCTTGAAGCTAAAGCGTTTAAGCAAGTGTTTGGTCAGAGTATCCCAGCCTTCTGGTGCGTATCCGCATTCGAATGCGTATATGTGTTCTTTGGAAAAACCACGATCAAGTAGAAATTGCCGGGCTACTGCGGCCCGCGGGGTTTCTAATTGCTCCCGGTAGAACTGGTGGGCTGCCCGATTTGCCTCGATGAGACGTTTACGGGTGCCTGGTTCGACGGCTGGGGCACCGGTACTGCCGCCTTGGTAGTTAATCCGGTAGTGAATGCGCTCAGCAACCGCCTCGACTGCTTCGGGAAAGCTTAGATGTTCTACCTCCATGAGGAAGGTAAAAACATCCCCGCCTTTGCCTGTGGAAAAGCAGTGGAAGTAGCCGTGGTTGGGTCGGACGTGAAACGACGGGGTTTTTTCGTCCTTGAAGGGGCTCAATCCTTTGAGGGAGTCCGCGCCAGCGGGTTTCAGCTGGACATATTCCGACACGATGTCTTCGATCGCCACTTGTTCACGAATCGCTTGGATATCAGAATCGGGAATGCGTCCTTTTGCCATGCTGTATAGATTACCCGCTGTGTCTAACTGAACGATTTTTTAAAATGCTTTTCGACGCCCCACCGACGCCATTTCCGCAGGCAAAAGCCCTGTTTTCAGTAGATATACAGCTGTAGCGCACGAACACCACAAGGATTTTTTACTCGGATGTAACCTCGTGTTAACCCCGCCGGGCCACAGTGGTAGGCATGCGTTTAAAAAACAGTGATACTCGACCCATTGGCCAGTTCAATGCCAATGAAGCAGAAAAAATCCGACAGTATATCCGAAAGGAAGGGGCGAAATTCCTCCAGGATCCTAATGTCACCTCCGTCGGAATCGGTTTTAAAACCACCGATGGGAAACCCACCGGAGAAGTGGCGATTCAATTCACCGTTGCAAAGAAGCTCAGTCCCCAAGATCTGGAAAAATCGGCATCTACGTTGTTGCCGGAGTCCATCGAGTTCGATCAACTTGTCGTGCCAACCGATGTGGTGGAAGCAGATTTCGCACCCAGTGTTGGCACCTCCACCACAAAAACGCTAGCGCCGCAACAAGTAAGCGACCCGGAACGAACGAAACGCCGGGATCCGGTTGTGCCCGGAATAAGCATTGGTAATCTCAACACTTCGGCAGGTACGCTCGGCGCCATCGTCTACGACAACACGACGAAAGCTGCTGTGGGGCTCAGCAATTGGCATGTACTACATGGCCCGGATTCTGAGGTAGGTATTACCACCGTGCAGCCAGGTGCGCATGACGATCCGAATACATCAAAGAACACGTTGGGGAAATTGCTACGGTCACATTTAAGCGAAGCAGGTGACTGCGCAATCACTTCCATCGAACAACGCGCATTTGACCCCACTGTGCTGCAATTAGGGGTTATTCCTGACTCGATCGGTGATCCGGAATTAGGGGATAAAATCATCAAATCAGGTCGCACAACTGGGGTAACCGAGGGTGTGGTGCAACGCGTTGACGTACTCACCCGAATCGACTTCGGCGGAAACGTTGGAGAGAAAAACGTGCTTGGTTTCGAAATTGCGCCTGCCGCAGCTGGCGGCACCGTCAGCGAGGGCGGCGATTCCGGCTCCGTGTGGCTATATCAAAACCCCGACGGATCCACATCCACCACCCTGGTCGGCCTGCACTTCGCTGGCAGTATCGCAGGCCCCTCGGTGGGAATTGCGTGTTTGCCAGAATCGGTTTTCGCCAAGCTGAATGTCAGCATTAAACCCACATAGCCGACTTAGGCGCTAGGGGCAGGCCGCTTATTACTTAGCGGAAAATGAGTTGAACGACCACTTCAATCCCCTGCCCCACCGTTTCTCGCCAAAGGCGACGCCAGCCACGCCGAATCGCGCTGATTCTCCGTGGGGGCTCAGCATTATGATGTTGCTTTGCGACGCGGCGGCGCTTCGATTTCACTTATTCAACGGTGACGGATTTAGCCAAGTTGCGCGGCTGATCTACGTTATATCCCTTGGCTTCTGCGACGGTAGCTGCAAAGATTTGAAGCGGAACTGTGGCTAAAAGTGGCTGCATTAGCGTTGGGGCTTGAGGAATCCGAATCACATGATTGGCGTATTGCTCAACCGCATCGTCGCCTTCCTCCGCAATAACAATGGTGATAGCGCCCCGGGCACGTACCTCTTGTATGTTGGACACAACTTTGCCATGCAGCGAATCCCTCCCACGGGGAGACGGAACAATGATAAACACCGGCTGGCCTTCGTCGATAAGCGCGATCGGGCCATGTTTTAATTCACCCGCCGCGAATCCCTCGGCATGGATATAGGCTAGCTCTTTGAGTTTCAAAGCACCTTCCAACGCCACTGGGAAACCAACGTGGCGGCCCAAAAACAGCACCGATTCCACGTCTTTCATACTGCGACCTAGTTCCTTGATCTGGTCCTCGGTGTCGATAACTGATTGAATCTTATCCGGAATAGCACGTAGCTCATCAAGGACTTTCAGCACTTCATCGGCAAACATATTCCCGCGTAACTGCGCAAGATACAGCCCCAATACATACGATGCAGTAATCTGCGCCAAAAACGCCTTAGTGGAGGCCACTGCAATTTCCGGCCCAGCATGGGTGTAAATATTCGCATCCGCCATTCGCGGGATCGACGAACCATGCGTGTTGCAGATCGCGATAACCTTGGCCCCTTGCTCCTTGGCATGACGTACTGCCATGAGCGTATCCATGGTTTCACCAGACTGGGAAACCGCGACCACCAGGGTCTTTTCGTTCACGATAGGATCGCGATAGCGGAATTCATGGGCCAATTCCACCTCGGTGGGAATCCGGCACCAGTGCTCAATGGCGTAACGGGCAACCTGGCCGGAATACGCGGCGGTGCCGCAAGCGATGACGATAATTTTGTCGATGGATCGCAAAATAGTTTCATCGATTCGCAATTCGTCCAAAGTCAACCGACCTTTTTCATCGAGTCGGCCGATCAGCGTGTCACGAACCGCAGCGGGCTGATCGTGAATTTCCTTTTCCATGAAGGAATTAAAACCACCCTTTTCCGCAGCTGCCACGTCCCACTCCACCGTAAACGGCGTACCTTCAGCACTATTGCCTGCGAAATCAATGATGTGGTAAGAATCGGCGGAAATCGTAACAATTTGGTCGTTATCCATCTCCACAGCAGACTTTGTGAAGTCAATGAAACCCGAAACATCGGAGCCTAAGAAATTCTCCCCCTCACCAAGTCCGATCACCAGCGGCGAATTCCTGCGGGCAGCAACAATGCGATCCGGGAAGTCCGCATGAACCGCCAATAAGGTGAACGCACCTTCCAGCCTGTTGCAGGTACGACGCATGGCCTCGGTGAGATCGCCAGCCTCAGCAAACTCGGCCGCCAAAACGGTCGCAGCAACTTCCGTGTCCGTTTCAGAGACGAATTCATAACCTGCCACACTAAGCTCAGACTTTAACTCAGCGTAATTTTCGATGATTCCATTGTGAACCACCGCGAGTTTCCCACCAGCAACCACATGCGGGTGCGCATTACTGTCGGTGGGTCCACCATGAGTAGCCCAACGGGTATGCCCAATCCCTAGCAGCGCATCCGGCAGCGGTTGACGAGAAATTTCTTCCTCTAAGGCCGCAACCTTTCCAGCTTTCTTTCGGTGCTCCACGGCTTGGTCATGCACCACGGCAATACCAGCGGAGTCATAGCCCCGGTATTCCAACCGACGCAGCCCCTCCAGTACCACATCTTCTGCATCATGGCCACGACCAGCGATTTCAGGGTTTCCTACATATCCGACAATTCCACACATGCGGCAATCATAGCGTATTTCCAACTCATCGCTTTTATCGAAAACCCGAGAACACAAAAGGTCAGACGTTTTTATGAAAGCATTCTCATATAGACACCCCTCATTGTTCGTGTTTCGCGACTTTTGATAGAAGATCACCCATGGTTTCTACCGCGTCACTACCGACACTCACTGTAAGCCACGCGGTGAACACGTTAGCCGAAACCTTAACTCGACCTATTCGTCTACCAAGCCCCGAAACCAACCACCACACCACGAAAAAGTCGAGTTGCCCCTAGAACCCCAACACAAATTACCCATCTAGCTGGAGATTCCCCGCGCTTATCCCCGACTGCAGCACGGAAATGGAGCAAGTCGGGTAAAAAATCACCTTTGCTTACCATGGCGCCATCAGGTGCTCACTCAGTCCCCTGTTTTCGTGCCACAATGTTGTCTATGTCCGTTCCATGGAAAAAGATCATTCCAGCAGTCATAATCGCTGTCGTTGTTTTTATCGTCGTCATTGCGATTGCCAACTTCGCTACCACCAATCCCTCACAGCAACAGGCTGCTTCGTTCATGAGCACCCAGGAAAGAACGCAGCCGGCGTCGAAAAGCACACAACCACGCGCCGACGCAACCAACCCCAACGCGAAACAACCCAAGGCACAACCAACTGGTTCGGCAAATACCGAACCGCAGCCTGGTAATTCCGCCAAACCATATCCGTCGGAGAAAAACAGCGCACCGAAAAAGGGCTTTGAAGACTTCCCCACCTGCGAAGTGCTGGAATTACCGGTCGAGGCGGAGGACACCATTGACGATATTTTGGCAGGCGGACCGTATCTCTATCCTCAAAATGACAACCGCCGATTCGGAAACTACGAGCAGATCCTGCCGAAGAATAACAAAAACTACTACCGGGAATATACGGTGGAAACCCCAGGACTTCGGCATCGCGGCGAGCGCCGCATCGTCACCGGTGGCGGAACCGAAACTGATCCCGAGGTGTGGCTATATACCGATGACCACTACGAAAGTTTTTGTCTGATACCTGATGCCGAATATTAAACAATCCGCCAGCGTTATTGCCCAGATTAACCCCAGAAGCTGGTTAATTCTGCCGACTGTTTAGCTAGTCTCTCCAACCGCGATTCGGTCATCGACGCGATCTGGTCAACGATTACCCGCTGCCGGGCAGCAGGGGTTTCGGCCTCAAGCCACCAGTGCCGAAACATCGGGTCCAAAGCGCCGGGGGCGCCTGCGGTGAGATAATCCGCCACCCGGTAAATCCGGTCCCGCTGGAAACTCTGACGCTCCATGTGGGTTTTCGTGTCCATGACGTAGAGCACCGCGATGGTTTTCAGCAGGGTCACTTCAGCCATCACCTGGTCAGGAATGACCAACCGACCGTGGGCGCGGCCAATCGCGCCGATGCGGACATTATCCGGATCGGCTTTGGTCGCTTCGATCACCGCGCCGACATATCTGCCCACGAGTTCGGAGGTCATGGCCTTAAGCCCGATATGCCCTCGCAGGCTACCGTCGAATTCCGCTGCGCCGCGTACCACCGCCAGTTCGCGTAGGTGATCGGCCGCGTCCACCATGGCTTCCGGGGTGCCGCCGAAGGCACGGGCACCTTTGTCGGCGAGGTTGGCTAATTCCACGAAATCCCACAACACTTTCAAATCGATGCGTCCCGAGATGATCCCGTCCTCCACATCGTGTACGGAGTAGGCGATGTCGTCGGAAAAGTCCATCGTTTGGGCTTCCATTGCTGGGCTTGTATCGCCATGTCCGTCGCGCACCCAGGTGAGAATATGGCGGTCTTCATCGTAGCAGCCGTATTTCCGGTTGATACTTCCGTCCGGGTTGGTCTTGGTTACTGGGTATTTACAGGCCGCATCAAGCGCAGCACGGGTGAGGTTTAGCCCTACGGAAGTGTGGTTTGGGCTAAGTACCTTTGGTTCTAACCGGGTGAGTATGCGCAGTGTCTGGGCATTTCCTTCAAACCCACCACAGCTATCGGCAACGTCGTTCAAGGCGCGTTCACCGTTGTGTCCGTAGGGTGGGTGGCCGATGTCGTGTGTAAGTCCCGCCATTTCACACAGGTCCGCATCTAGCCCCAAACCGGTACCGATGCCACGTGCGATTTGTGCGACTTCAAGGGAATGGGTGAGTCGGGTTCGGGGGGTATCGCCATCGCGGGGACCAACCACCTGGGTTTTATCGGCTAGTCGGCGCAGCGCGGCTGAATGCAGCACCCGCGCCCGGTCGCGGGCGAAAGGGCCGCGCCCATCGGTGTGGTTAATTAAGGAGCTGCCTTTTGATGGTTCGTCGTAGATGCGAGCAACGTCGTGCGCTAAATAGTGGTACATGCTTTAAAGTGAAGCTTTCGTTATTGTGCGCGGAGTTTTTCGTGGCGGGCTACCCGGGATGGCCGTAAAAGTCCCTGAGCGTAACGAAGCCAATCTTCGATAACGGCTGCTATGCGGCGGCCAAAAACGGCGTGGCTTGCGACAACAAGCAATCCGCCTAATTCGTGACTGAGGCTTAAAAACCACGATTTTGTGGGAAAGGTGGTGGGACAGTACGGGGTCGGTGAGGATATTGCGTTAATTCCCACCAGCCGGGCAAGCACTTCAGCGCGCAGAGCGTGATGCGGATCAGTAACGATCAGTGCCCTGCCAACCACGTGAGGCTTCAGCGCCAGATAGGAACCCAACGTGTCGTTTCCTTCTGGGACTGCAATCATGCAATCGGGATCGACTTTGGCTTTAAGCAGTGTGGTACGACCAACTTCCGCCTCGGTGAATGTATCACCGGGAAGGTTTCCGCCGACGGTGATGATGGTTTGGGTTTGATGTTGGTGCCATAATTCGGCGGCCCAGCGGAGTCGAGCGGCGAATTGCCTGCCTGGGATTCCGTTGTATTGTGCTG
The nucleotide sequence above comes from Corynebacterium mustelae. Encoded proteins:
- a CDS encoding chymotrypsin family serine protease, with the translated sequence MRLKNSDTRPIGQFNANEAEKIRQYIRKEGAKFLQDPNVTSVGIGFKTTDGKPTGEVAIQFTVAKKLSPQDLEKSASTLLPESIEFDQLVVPTDVVEADFAPSVGTSTTKTLAPQQVSDPERTKRRDPVVPGISIGNLNTSAGTLGAIVYDNTTKAAVGLSNWHVLHGPDSEVGITTVQPGAHDDPNTSKNTLGKLLRSHLSEAGDCAITSIEQRAFDPTVLQLGVIPDSIGDPELGDKIIKSGRTTGVTEGVVQRVDVLTRIDFGGNVGEKNVLGFEIAPAAAGGTVSEGGDSGSVWLYQNPDGSTSTTLVGLHFAGSIAGPSVGIACLPESVFAKLNVSIKPT
- the glmS gene encoding glutamine--fructose-6-phosphate transaminase (isomerizing), yielding MCGIVGYVGNPEIAGRGHDAEDVVLEGLRRLEYRGYDSAGIAVVHDQAVEHRKKAGKVAALEEEISRQPLPDALLGIGHTRWATHGGPTDSNAHPHVVAGGKLAVVHNGIIENYAELKSELSVAGYEFVSETDTEVAATVLAAEFAEAGDLTEAMRRTCNRLEGAFTLLAVHADFPDRIVAARRNSPLVIGLGEGENFLGSDVSGFIDFTKSAVEMDNDQIVTISADSYHIIDFAGNSAEGTPFTVEWDVAAAEKGGFNSFMEKEIHDQPAAVRDTLIGRLDEKGRLTLDELRIDETILRSIDKIIVIACGTAAYSGQVARYAIEHWCRIPTEVELAHEFRYRDPIVNEKTLVVAVSQSGETMDTLMAVRHAKEQGAKVIAICNTHGSSIPRMADANIYTHAGPEIAVASTKAFLAQITASYVLGLYLAQLRGNMFADEVLKVLDELRAIPDKIQSVIDTEDQIKELGRSMKDVESVLFLGRHVGFPVALEGALKLKELAYIHAEGFAAGELKHGPIALIDEGQPVFIIVPSPRGRDSLHGKVVSNIQEVRARGAITIVIAEEGDDAVEQYANHVIRIPQAPTLMQPLLATVPLQIFAATVAEAKGYNVDQPRNLAKSVTVE
- a CDS encoding ribonuclease domain-containing protein, translated to MSVPWKKIIPAVIIAVVVFIVVIAIANFATTNPSQQQAASFMSTQERTQPASKSTQPRADATNPNAKQPKAQPTGSANTEPQPGNSAKPYPSEKNSAPKKGFEDFPTCEVLELPVEAEDTIDDILAGGPYLYPQNDNRRFGNYEQILPKNNKNYYREYTVETPGLRHRGERRIVTGGGTETDPEVWLYTDDHYESFCLIPDAEY
- a CDS encoding deoxyguanosinetriphosphate triphosphohydrolase, which produces MYHYLAHDVARIYDEPSKGSSLINHTDGRGPFARDRARVLHSAALRRLADKTQVVGPRDGDTPRTRLTHSLEVAQIARGIGTGLGLDADLCEMAGLTHDIGHPPYGHNGERALNDVADSCGGFEGNAQTLRILTRLEPKVLSPNHTSVGLNLTRAALDAACKYPVTKTNPDGSINRKYGCYDEDRHILTWVRDGHGDTSPAMEAQTMDFSDDIAYSVHDVEDGIISGRIDLKVLWDFVELANLADKGARAFGGTPEAMVDAADHLRELAVVRGAAEFDGSLRGHIGLKAMTSELVGRYVGAVIEATKADPDNVRIGAIGRAHGRLVIPDQVMAEVTLLKTIAVLYVMDTKTHMERQSFQRDRIYRVADYLTAGAPGALDPMFRHWWLEAETPAARQRVIVDQIASMTESRLERLAKQSAELTSFWG
- a CDS encoding YdcF family protein; translation: MKALRVISNTTLAVIGTALVGIISRGHFRPTNKTRTAYGTIIVLGTAQYNGIPGRQFAARLRWAAELWHQHQTQTIITVGGNLPGDTFTEAEVGRTTLLKAKVDPDCMIAVPEGNDTLGSYLALKPHVVGRALIVTDPHHALRAEVLARLVGINAISSPTPYCPTTFPTKSWFLSLSHELGGLLVVASHAVFGRRIAAVIEDWLRYAQGLLRPSRVARHEKLRAQ